The nucleotide sequence CAATatatttttcacaaatataaaAATTGTGTGTGACCATTTTTTATTTGGAATGAAAGAGACCtgaataaaacaaaaatgaatATAGATAATTCACAAGCTCTTTTTACAGTAtttggtaaagttaaaagtgcttaaaataagttaaaaactgcttaaaacaagccaaaagctACAAGCTGGCCAACCCagcttattgttttttttttgcttaaaaGTTATTTCTGCTGAAAAGTCACTTTTTTTAAGTCAATCCAAACGGGCTTAGAGTGTTTAAAATTCGAACACCCTTTGCTAGTGGGCTATGCAAGGGTgttcaaaatctatttttttttaatcaataacaataatattttaccctatacacattataatttttcggcgaatgATGTTTAGTTGACCATCCTTGGTCACACAGAGCTTCGCCCCGGCAAATCCTTTTCAACATGGGCTTAAATTCAAAGTATACATTGTTAAGTAGCACACACTCTTATAACAAGTGACATTATTAAATCAAGCAGTTGAAAAGGAGTTATTAACTCTTAGTATGGTGCAATTACATGAACCTCACTTAGTAACAGTAAAGTCTTTTTCAATCTACTGGAATTTCAACTTCCATCTTCACATCAGAGCTGCCAAGAATCTGCAGGATAATAACGTTGTTGAATATCATTCcaccaaaccaaagaaaattaGAACTATAATGTCCAAATTCCAAGTCGAAAGTAGCTCTAGTTTACTTTTCTCACTCACTGATATGCTGATCCGATGAGACAAATCAATAGTCGCGTTACGACActgttgaagacataattaagtaaataaaagtgtttTCTCTCTAACAGCTTAACCTTTTAGATGAAATGGTTGCATATttcaatatggtatcagagcggaCAGAGGTCTTGGGTTCGAGTCTCATTGCCACCCAATATCAATCAAAAAGAATTTTCACGTGCTTGACTCATAAAAAAAATCAAGCCTGCAACTGAGGGCgtgttgaagatataattaagtaaataaaattgtattttctctaacagcttaagcttttagatgagatgattAAAACTTTAACTGACATCAATTCCAACAATTAATGATAATGTAATGATGTAAGGGACACACACAGGAGTTAAAAATGAACATGACAAACTGTGAAAAAGCTGACCATATGTAGATGTAAGAGTATTTGAGCACCTGACAAATTGTTGTGACATCGATTATTcatcaaaaactcataaaataATTAGCGTCGCTATGGCGCCAATGGCCAACAGatggaataaagaaattatgGTATGTTGTGACCATTTATTAGAAAGACAAAAAGCATAAGCCGCAGTTTTAGTCATCCAAAAGTCTTTTAACTCCTAAACCAACTATATGAAAATTTTTGGATGTCCAACTGTTGGTGAAATAATGACCTGTGAATTTGGCATGTGCTCACTTTTGTAGGTATTGGATAGATATGGCAGTTTGATCAAGGATTACTTCAAGACTGCCAACAGTTATTGCCAAGAGATAGAAGAGAAGTGCTATAAGGTCGTCTAGAAAAGTTAAGCAGCGCGAGCAAAAGGGGGTGTGTAACTCTGTATGTAGTTTTCAGTACACTGCTACTTGTAACTTTCCTATTGCCAAACTATATCAAGATTATCGGCCATAACGATAAAACAATTAAGGCAGAGTTTGTCTAAATCTTTTGTTTGATCTAACATTGACCCTTGGCTAAATTCATATAGCAAATTTTATCTATGTTactcggactctccgaaaatcTCAATAGATGgcatgtcggatcctccaaaagtagtgcatttttggaggatccgacacgggtgcaaCAGTTGTTTTGTAGAGTCCGCATAACATAGCCTTTTATACAAATGCATGATGCATATCTCATATTATATCCTCAGAAAGGAGAGATATTTACAAGAGGCAAGAGCAATTGGCATGTCTAGAGAATTGTTAATAAATCTGTCAAATATGCACCAGAAACATACAAAAAGAAACAGATAGTTTGAATGTCTAATGTCCAATATTTACCTTTAGGAAGTCAGATTGGACTAGTGAAGAATCCTTACTGTATCCTGCTTCCTCAAGAACACGCGTCAAAACTTGCTGCATAGACGGAAAGAAAAATGGAGTTAAACACAAGGTCACATTTCTTTTTCAGGTAACTTCATACAAGGTGGTTTCTTCAGTGATCCGCCATCAATAAATTCTCATTGACAACTTCTTAATCCGAAAAAAGACCAATAACCTAATCCAAACCATCCTAATGAATTATCTCCCAAGTACACCTATATTAGTTAAAAATCATCACcgagaacaaaaaagaaaaatgtgaATTATCTCCCATGTCCGGGCCAACTTGCACACATCTCGACTAATTTCACGGGATAcgtgctacctcccaccagccaCAGATACCAGGTAACTCTATCTACCAACGCTTGGATAGATTGGAAGAAATCACCTAATGTTTTTTTGTCTCCGCTTGGATTTGAACCTGAAACCTCATGGTTCTCAATCCACTTCAGTGgccactaggccacacccttaGGTGCAAGGCAAATTGGCGTTGCTTTTATTTTGTTTACCATGGAAACTAGATATGCAATAGAACCAAGCTGATCGATCTGCCTCTTGGATTGGGTACTTACGTATACCTAAAGCAACTCATAAAACGGAGAACTGCACTTGATTCTTTTCTCAACACTGATAACATGTTGAAAGCTACACTACTCTATAGGCAATATTTGAGCTTTTTCCTCTACTCCTGCTAAATAATTACTATGGTTCCATTAGGAATGTGCAGCTCGACTAATCCATTAGGTTGTACCTCCGACCAACACAGGTACGCCCTGCCCAAATAAACGGCTCTGAAACAAATAGAAAGGTTTGTGTCACACTCACGGTGGACTGATTACCGTACATACAAGAGTCTTCCAGTTCTACTTCCAGTCATTGACCTTAAAACAACAAGAACTCAATATCGGTTGCTAATGTTTCTGCCAGTATCAAGTTCTGTTGGTCTCCATTTCACTAAACTGCAAACTATAAGCTAGTGGAAAGCCTATGCTACATCAGAAGTTTACAACTAATAAAGAGATAATAAAGCACAATCCGGAGATTGAACGACTTGAGTTCGATATTCTTAGTAGTATAATTTCCAATTCAAAGCAATTAGAAGTAAGACGCTAAGAAACTTCACTTACTTCCTGGTCACTTTCTAATTCTAATTTAGGCATCAAAATGGGAAATTTAAGGAAAaaaggtgaagaagaagaaaattggaggcGTACAACGCAAACACTACCTTTCGTTGAACCTCAGACATAAATTGTCCAGTCAAATCCTGCAAGATCTCCAGCATATCATCGAACGTCACCTTTCCATTCCCATCTGAATCATAAACCCTAAAGATAACTGGAAAATAAGAAGGAACGACAGACAGATAAGAAATAATTAAACGGAAGAAAGTAGAGTTGAACGAAAAAGGAGATCGAGTATGAAAAATTGCCCTTACATTCAACCTTTTGCTGCAAGCTAGCATGAATACTAAATGCTGATAAGAATGCCACAAATTCTTTGAAATTTAACCCATCGATCATCCTGAATAGCCTCTGGAATaagaaaagtaaaagagaaaagaaTGAATAGATcgtaccctatattggaaaaaaaGTTTTATTGTGGCGGACTGTGCCAAAATGTGTTTGTGACTTGTCAATGCTGAACATTAAGCAAAAAACCCAGAGAAGCAATATACTAAAAAATGAACACAGTATCAACGAGTTATTTAAATTTACACTAAACCAGCAGTTAATAGGTTCaacattccaaagcaatatagTTCTCATTAACGCTCGATGAGAACTAAAAGAAATGAGGACATTTTTTCGGAATGCAGCCCTTGTCTAACCTATCCGTTGATGAACACGTACCTTCTTTATATCCATGTTATATTTCCATTGCAAAACCTTTTATTTTCCCACTGTATCTCTATTTCATCAACGCGGAACCTATGTTACATTATCTTCTCTTTCTCCCATATATCTCTAATTTTGGTCTTGGCTGAACTTCAACCAGGTCTCGCGTTGATACCATTCACAGATGCGCAACTAACATTCAATTCTACTTGCTTCAAACAATTTGAACTTATAAACTATTCCCACATTCTGTGATTGATGGATCAAAGATTTCAAAGGCCAAACACACGAACTAGTCTACCATCTTAACTGCATTCTTGGTTGTATTTGCATGCGTTAATTCCAAAAACTATGTAAATAATATACTGAAAACAGTATTTGCATAATCATCCAGGAAAAATTGGATATGGGGTTGCATAACTATGAGGAATTACGTTCTGTGCACTTGTTTAACACTACCATGATAAATTGACCTACAACAACACGTAACTCTCCATATTAAGCCTGATATGGTGACCAGAAAAATAGAGTAATAACCTAACAGAGTAATAACCTGCTATAAACAGTCAAATTACCCCGACAGTATAAAAGAATTTACTGGTCTGTGCGTATAACTTAAAAATCATTGTAATTTGTACAAAAATCAAATGTTTTTAGCATGAACCGGCACATAAACAATGTAACCTGTGAAAGAGGATTGACAGCAAATTCAGGCACCGAAAGAAACTCTTCTCCAGAGATAAATCCACACCCTTTTCGATCCACTTGACAAAACCTTTGATACAATGAAAGTATCTCCTGCTGTGAAACTAAACCACAAAAACCACCaagaaaaaaatgcaaaaaaaagaaaaagccaCAACTTTAGTAACAATTACCCTTTAAAAAATTAGCACATATGAATATATTAATTTGGAGTttagggtctatcggaaacagtctctctacctgcATAGACACTACCCTCCCATACCCCATTTATGGGATTATACTagatatgttgttgttgatgagtTATAAATTAAGATAGCAATATTGCACCAAAAGTGTGGCCTAAAAATGCGTAAAAATATTCAAATTCTAATAGAGACTAAAAATGCTAGATAATTTCTTCTTATCTGCCTAAACCTTTATTACCAAAAGGTTACTTGTTACCCGAAGTGAGGTAACAAGCAGGGGCAGATGCACCATACAACTATCGGGTTCAACTGAACCAGTACTTTCGACAcggagcataaatttatgtataaaaaatcactaaaattataataaatagcATATATAAACCCAT is from Nicotiana tabacum cultivar K326 chromosome 18, ASM71507v2, whole genome shotgun sequence and encodes:
- the LOC107809995 gene encoding uncharacterized protein LOC107809995; its protein translation is MGNASSMLTQYDIEEVQEHCNHTFSQQEILSLYQRFCQVDRKGCGFISGEEFLSVPEFAVNPLSQRLFRMIDGLNFKEFVAFLSAFSIHASLQQKVEFIFRVYDSDGNGKVTFDDMLEILQDLTGQFMSEVQRKQVLTRVLEEAGYSKDSSLVQSDFLKILGSSDVKMEVEIPVD